aggaagcgctttcgtcaaatgcggccgaaaactaacattttgtgtgttgggagaaaagccgaacgcgaattctgccgtgctcctacattagatgagcgccaacggccataccatgatgaatacacaggttctcgtccgatcaccgaggttaagcatcatcgggcacggctagtacttggatgggtgaccgcctgggaaacccgggtgctgttggctcccttcctgtttttttttttgtcatgtcgccagcccaattttcaaactacctttctgttgtgacaaagatgcttccttaagccttttaaactactgtaatggtacgaaaatgcagtaattaactcagtttgagggagaatgtgctaaccaagtttgccaagaagactttgaaaacgacaaaacattacgaatcggcaggtgatttctgaaatacgtcaccgcctattcttgtgtaggagtgtagagttccaaatttgatttgtaaccacgaatttattccttagtcgtctcgtctcgtctcgtctcgtctcgtcccgcagacgtttgtcgtgcttgcgctgtcatatggaccacgacccgagcggcagcgagcggcagtcgagcaaagtcgggacggggacagggacagggataggaatggtgcgaatgcactgcaaactacgcagacacctagtgtgaggcgaggcgaggcgaggcgaggcgaggcgaggcgaggaagcccacatcgctaccagtgggccctccagcacgacattgccacaccccgcacaggccctccgctgaacaccagggacaaggtgcgtcctccgctagtgtcgaaggctgcacgcgcccagcgaatgacagggggtgcaacaagcagcagtgcgtctcacacacgcggcggtgcgcccgccaattcggccgtcactctgctgggacgccgggcgcgcctccccgcgccgtcctcgaggaactggcggttgcggaaggaagcgctttcgtcaaatgcggccgaaaactaacattttgtgtgttgggagaaaagccgaacgcgaattctgccgtgctcctacattagatgagcgccaacggccataccatgatgaatacacaggttctcgtccgatcaccgaggttaagcatcatcgggcacggctagtacttggatgggtgaccgcctgggaaacccgggtgctgttggctcccttcctgtttttttttttgtcatgtcgccagcccaattttcaaactacctttctgttgtgacaaagatgcttccttaagccttttaaactactgtaatggtacgaaaatgcagtaattaactcagtttgagggagaatgtgctaaccaagtttgccaagaagactttgaaaacgacaaaacactacgaatcggaaggtgatttctgaaatacgtcaccgcctattgttgtgtaggagtgtagagtttccaaatttgatttgtaaccacgaatttattccttagtcgtctcgtctcgtctcgtctcgtctcgtcccgcagacgtttttgacgtgcttgcgctgtcatatggaccacgacccgagcggcagcgagcggcagtcgagcaaagtcgggacaagtcgggacggggacagggacagggataggaatggtgcgaatgcactgcaaactacgcagacacctggtgtgaggcgcggcgaggcgaggcgaggcgaggcgaggaagcccacatcgctaccagtgggccctccagcacgacattgccacacccccgcacaggccctccgctgaacaccagggacaaggtgcgtcctccgctagtgtcgaaggctgcacgcgcccagcgaatgacagggggtgcaacgagcagcagtgcgtctcacacacgcggcggtgcgcccgccaattcggccgtcactctgctggaacgccgggcgcgcctccccgcggcgtcctcgaggaactggcggttgcggaaggaagcgctttcgtcaaatgcggccgaaaactaacattttgtgtgttgggagaaaatccgaacgcgaattctgccgtgctcctacattagatgagcgccaacggccataccatgatgaatacaccggttctcgtccgatcaccgaagttaagcatcatcgggcccggctagtacttggatgggtgaccgcctgggaaacccgggtgctgttggctcccttcctgtttttttttttttgtaatgtcgccagcccaattttcaaactacctttctgtttgtgacaaagatgcttccttaagcctttttaactactgtaatggtacgaaaatgcagtaattaactcagtttgagggagaatgtgctaaccaagtttgccaagaagactttgaaaacgacaaaacagtacgaatcggcaggtgatttctgaaatacgtcaccgcctattcttgtgtaggagtgtagagttccaaatttgatttgtaaccacgaatttattccttagtcgtctcgtctcgtctcgtctcgtctcgtcccgcagacgtttgtcgtgcttgcgctgtcatatggaccacgacccgagcggcagcgagcggcagtcgagcaaagtcgggacaagtcgggacggggacagggacagggataggaatggtgcaaatgcactgcaaactacgcagacacctggtgtgaggcgcggcgaggcgaggcgaggcgaggcgaggaagcccacatcgctaccagtgggccctccagcacgacattgccacaccccgcacaggccctccgctgaacaccagggacaaggtgcgtcctccgctagtgtcgaaggctgcacgcgcccagcgaatgacagggggtgcaacgagcagcagtgcgtctcacacacgcggcggtgcgcccgccaattcggccgtcactctgctgggacgccgggcgcgcctccccgcgccgtcctcgaggaactggcggttgcggaaggaagcgctttcgtcaaatgcggccgaaaactaacattttgtgtgttgggagaaaagccgaacgcgaattctgccgtgctcctacattagatgagcgccaacggccataccatgatgaatacacaggttctcgtccgatcaccgaggttaagcatcatcgggcacggctagtacttggatgggtgaccgcctgggaaacccgggtgctgttggctcccttcctgttttttttttttttgtaatgtcgccagcccaattttcaaactacctttctgttgtgacaaagatgcttccttaagccttttaaactactgtaatggtacgaaaatgcagtaattaactcagtttgagggagaatgtgctaaccaagtttgccaagaagactttgaaaacgacaaaacagtacgaatcggcaggtgatttctgaaatacgtcaccgcctattgttgtgtaggaatgtagagttccaaatttgatttgtaaccacgaatttattccttagtcgtctcgtctcgtctcgtctcgtctcgtcccgcagacgtttgtcgtgcttgcgctgtcatatggaccacgacccgagcggcagcgagcggcagtcgagcagaccacgacccgagcggcagcgagcggcagtcgagcaaagtcgggacaagtcgggacggggaaagggacagggataggaatggtgcgaatgcactgcaaactacgcagacacctggtgtgaggcgcggcgaggcgaggcgaggcgaggcgaggaagcccacatcgctaccagtgggccctccagcacgacattgccacaccccgcacaggccctccgctgaacaccagggacaaggtgcgtcctccgctagtgtcgaaggctgcacgcgcccagcgaatgacagggggtgcaacgagcagcagtgcgtctcacacacgcggcggtgcgcccgccaattcggccgtcactctgctgggacgccgggcgcgcctccccgcgccgtcctcgaggaactggcggttgcggaaggaagcgctttcgtcaaatgcggccgaaaactatcattttgtgtggtgggagaaaagccgaacgcgaattctgccgtgctcctacattagatgagcgccaacggccataccatgatgaatacaccggttctcgtccgatcaccgaagttaagcatcatcgggcccggctagtacttggatgggtgaccgcctgggaatcccgggtgctgttggctcccttactgtttttttttttttgtaatgtcgccagcccaattttcaaactacctttctgttgtgacaaagatgcttccttaagccttttaaactactgtaatggtacgaaaatgcagtaattaactcagtttgagggagaatgtgctaaccaagtttgccaagaagactttgaaaacgacaaaacagtacgaatcggcaggtgatttctgaaatacgtcaccgcctattcttgtgtaggagtgtagagttccaaatttgatttgtaaccacgaatttattccttagtcgtctcgtctcgtctcgtctcgtctcgtcccgcagacgtttgtcgtgcttgcgctgtcatatggaccacgacccgagcggcagcgagcggcagtcgagcaaagtcgggacaagtcgggacggggacagggacagggataggaatggtgcgaatgcactgcaaactacgcagacacctggtgtgaggcgcggcgaggcgaggcgaggaagcccacatcgctaccagtgggccctccagcacgacattgccacaccccgcacaggccctccgctgaacaccagggacaaggtgcgtcctccgctagtgtcgaaggctgcacgcgcccagcgaatgacagggggtgcaacgagcagcagtgcgtctcacacacgcggcggtgcgcccgccaattcggccgtcactctgctgggacgccgggcgcgcctccccgcgccgtcctcgaggaactggcggttgcggaaggaagcgctttcgtcaaatgcggccgaaaactaacattttgtgtgttgggagaaaagccgaacgcgaattctgccgtgctcctacattagatgagcgccaacggccataccatgatgaatacaccggttctcgtccgatcaccgaagttaagcatcatcgggcccggctagtacttggatgggtgaccgcctgggaaacccgggtgctgttggctcccttcctgttttttttttttttgtaatgtcgccagcccaattttcaaactacctttctgttgtgacaaagatgcttccttaagccttttaaactactgtaatggtacgaaaatgcagtaattaactcagtttgagggagaatgtgctaaccaagtttgccaagaagactttgaaaacgacaaaacagtacgaatcggcaggtgatttctgaaatacgtcaccgcctattgttgtgtaggaatgtagagttccaaatttgatttgtaaccacgaatttattccttagtcgtctcgtctcgtctcgtcccgcagacgtttgtcgtgcttgcgctgtcatatggaccacgacccgagcggcagcgagcggcagtcgagcaaagtcgggacaagtcgggacggggacagggacagggataggaatggtgcgaatgcactgcaaactacgcagacacctggtgtgaggcgaggcgaggcgaggcgtggcgaggcgaggaagcccacatcgctaccagtgggccctccagcacgacactgccacaccccgcacaggccctccgctgaacaccagggacaagatgcgtcctccgctagtgtcgaaggctgcacgcgcccagcgaatgacagggggtgcaacgagcagcagtgcgtctaacacacgcggcggtccgcccgccaattcggccgacactctgctgggacgccgggcgcgcctccccgcgccgtcctcgaggaactggcggttgcggaaggaagcgctttcgtcaaatgcggccgaaaactaacattttgtgtgttgggagaaaagccgaacgcgaattctgccgtgctcctacattagatgagcgccaacggccataccatgatgaatacaccggttctcgtccgatcaccgaagttaagcatcatcgggcccggctagtacttggctggctgcccgcctggcaaCACCTCGGTGCCGAGCGAGCAGTGTTTTCCTTGTGCGACTTGGCCGGCGGCGCCTCGCGTGTCGTCTGCTTACTTTGCCACGTGGCTTTCTTTCTACTGAACTGTAAGTAATGGATATTCTTTACGATGATAGTGAAGAGCGACAGAACAATGTTCAGTGTGAATTCGAACGTTCCGTCGAGAAACCCTCGGCTTTTGAGATCCATCGTTGGTTAATTGAGGATTTGTTGTTGTCTACTAATGACGTACTCGGTATTCAGTTCGATACTTTCTTAAATTCTGTGTTCTTAAAACTCAAATCTTCCGATCTGTGTGATGCTGTAGTTTCTGTTAATGACGGTGTTCGCAAATTTCGACACCTTAACGGAAATATTAGTAATGTCACTGTGTCTCACGCTGGTTTTGGTCTTCGACATATACGGATATTTAACCTTCCGTTTGAAATACGTaatgacactatttctcgtcacttgCGGCCATATGGCACTGTTTTATCTGTCGTGAAGGAGAAATGGTCGTCTGCGTATATATTTCAAGTCGAGAACGGTGTGCGCAGTGTTAAGATGGTGGTTAGGCAgcatattccgtcttttattttggTAAACGGTCACCGTGCGTTTGTCACGTACAGTGGCCAGCCACAAACTTGCTCCTTTTGTAATGGTGTTGGCCATTATAGGCAGGATTGTCCGAAGCGAAAACGGCCTGTTCAGCTACCGCTTGAGGCCGATTTGCGAGGAGTTAGTTTTGCTTCCGTCGCCGCAACGGTCTTGGGTTCCGCCCCCCCCGCGCCCGCGCGGCGTGCGGCAGATGTTAATCTTGCTGCCGCCGCGGAagcgatggatgtgtctgctgatCATAGTGTCTCTGCTGTTGCGACTACCGGCCAGGACTCTTTGTCCACGGTTTCGGAAAACGTGCCTGCTGTTGTTCAACCGGTTGTGGGTGCTGTTGTGTCGGAGACAGTCTCTGACTCCGTGCCGCAGTCGGTAACCGATGTTGTTTCGCGCCCTAATTCGGACTCTGTTGCCCCCACTGTGTCGCAGGCGGAGCCCTCTCCTTCTGTACCTGCACCCGTCGTTGCACTTTCTGACGTTTCTGAGCCTCTTCCTGTTGCGGAATCGAGCGATGTTTTTGTGGAACCAAAACCGCAGCGGGATGAAGCTCGTTCTCGCAGTTCCAGTAGGCAACGCTTCCGCAGTGCCAGTAGCTCCCCTTCCTACGACAGAGGTTTAGCGCGAGGTGACCGTAGTCCGTCCCCAGTAGGGCGCCCCCCCGCCTCTTCTTGGGCGTCGCAACGCCGCGCCGGGCGGCGCGACCTCGACGTGGAGCTACGGCCGCCTCAGGCTGCCGGCTCCGGGCGTCAGCCGCCgcgcaaacaacaacaacagcagcagcgtgcCTCCTCTCGCCACGCACAGTCAGCTGATCTGAGTGTTGCAGCGCAGCAACGTGACGTTGCTGTTCGCCATCTACGGACTGTGTTAAGTCAACCCGCCTCTGTAGATGTGCCTGTTTTAGCGCCAGACACGGTTTCGGCTGTGACTGCGGCATCTCTGTCGACTAAACGGAAGGCAGAGGATGTACACCGTCGTCGCGCTGGTCCTTCTATTCACGACCGCGTGTCGGTGCCTTCTTCCGACGTG
This genomic stretch from Schistocerca cancellata isolate TAMUIC-IGC-003103 chromosome 5, iqSchCanc2.1, whole genome shotgun sequence harbors:
- the LOC126188834 gene encoding uncharacterized protein LOC126188834; protein product: MDVSADHSVSAVATTGQDSLSTVSENVPAVVQPVVGAVVSETVSDSVPQSVTDVVSRPNSDSVAPTVSQAEPSPSVPAPVVALSDVSEPLPVAESSDVFVEPKPQRDEARSRSSSRQRFRSASSSPSYDRGLARGDRSPSPVGRPPASSWASQRRAGRRDLDVELRPPQAAGSGRQPPRKQQQQQQRASSRHAQSADLSVAAQQRDVAVRHLRTVLSQPASVDVPVLAPDTVSAVTAASLSTKRKAEDVHRRRAGPSIHDRVSVPSSDVEMSVKDSVSVASGVTATATLPPLSPFEPSEWAKDVVEGGET